A section of the Streptomyces sp. SCL15-4 genome encodes:
- a CDS encoding helix-turn-helix domain-containing protein produces MKVRADIAALIREGHTNAYIARRLYCDPSTVARARHALRLPPADKLGRIYAEATPTRPAPPPPGSHWTPQQQDAHWTALCHAVGTPGAPRPTDTENARQAAA; encoded by the coding sequence ATGAAGGTTCGCGCCGACATTGCCGCCCTCATCCGCGAGGGCCACACCAACGCCTACATCGCCCGACGCCTGTACTGCGACCCGTCCACCGTCGCCCGCGCCCGCCACGCCCTCCGCCTGCCACCCGCCGACAAGCTCGGCCGGATCTACGCCGAAGCCACACCCACCCGCCCCGCACCGCCACCGCCCGGTAGCCACTGGACCCCGCAACAGCAGGACGCCCACTGGACGGCCCTCTGCCACGCCGTCGGAACACCCGGAGCCCCACGGCCCACCGACACCGAGAACGCCCGCCAGGCCGCCGCCTGA
- a CDS encoding helix-turn-helix domain-containing protein, with protein MSFKVTNWVWTRSESRNGARLVMLALADRADDNGCCWPSIDDLAERTKLSPRAVQKAIATLAEIGELDIENGGGRHRSNRYRIIPKPRTSDGVTGPEPRTNDGVSAQETPNSATETPNFEAETPNSATRNPVQSSPEPSIEPTENRQRNLPARRTEPTPAEALLAKWWEQYGHTTAQGKRTIQRAITDALSNGIDVAELWQALDRLGALSKPVTGGTLQFALAELRQPAPGNVVALPGQPPLRRSTTDERVAQGLALVEHFRRLEQGDTA; from the coding sequence GTGAGCTTCAAGGTCACCAACTGGGTGTGGACCCGGTCCGAGTCCCGCAACGGGGCCCGGCTCGTGATGCTCGCCCTGGCCGACCGCGCCGACGACAACGGCTGCTGCTGGCCGTCCATTGATGACCTCGCCGAGCGCACGAAGCTCAGCCCTCGCGCAGTGCAGAAGGCCATCGCCACCCTCGCGGAGATCGGCGAGCTGGACATCGAGAACGGTGGCGGCCGGCACCGCTCGAACCGCTACCGCATCATCCCGAAACCCCGCACATCTGACGGGGTAACCGGCCCGGAACCCCGCACAAACGACGGGGTATCGGCACAGGAAACCCCGAACTCTGCGACAGAAACCCCGAACTTTGAAGCAGAAACCCCGAACTCTGCGACCAGAAACCCCGTCCAAAGTTCACCCGAACCCTCTATAGAACCAACAGAGAACCGTCAGAGGAACCTCCCCGCACGCCGCACCGAGCCGACACCCGCCGAAGCACTTCTCGCGAAGTGGTGGGAGCAGTACGGCCACACCACCGCCCAGGGCAAGCGCACCATCCAGCGCGCCATCACCGACGCCCTGAGCAACGGCATCGACGTAGCCGAACTCTGGCAGGCCCTCGACCGTCTCGGCGCCCTCTCCAAGCCCGTGACGGGCGGCACCCTTCAGTTCGCCCTTGCCGAACTCCGCCAGCCGGCGCCCGGCAACGTCGTCGCCCTCCCCGGCCAGCCCCCGCTCCGCCGCTCCACCACGGACGAGCGCGTAGCCCAAGGCCTCGCCCTGGTCGAACACTTCCGCCGCCTCGAACAAGGAGACACCGCATGA
- a CDS encoding DUF6221 family protein — protein sequence MPDLHGWITQQIEETERLARRAAELCGCHPAAPSWIFGDETTDGRILVADDPHPDLKRKIGRRWNRSYEGLFMAEHIVHHDPAAALRRCEADRRILARHQLDPDVHYEPACKGCGTYGDMELPETDNLNECPELLDLAYAHGLTNEILASLDKPVPPPTPPRPEPSAVDLSAYMRLWTAQPTSSVPPALRGPNWKAQP from the coding sequence ATGCCTGACCTGCACGGCTGGATCACCCAGCAGATCGAAGAGACCGAGCGCCTCGCGCGCAGGGCTGCTGAGCTGTGCGGCTGCCATCCGGCAGCGCCATCGTGGATCTTCGGCGACGAGACGACGGACGGCCGCATCCTCGTGGCCGACGACCCGCACCCGGACCTGAAGCGGAAGATCGGGCGACGGTGGAACCGCTCTTACGAAGGCCTGTTCATGGCCGAGCACATCGTTCACCACGACCCGGCCGCGGCGCTCCGTCGCTGCGAAGCCGACCGGCGCATCCTCGCCCGCCACCAGCTCGACCCCGACGTCCACTACGAGCCGGCCTGCAAGGGCTGCGGCACCTACGGTGACATGGAACTCCCCGAAACCGACAACCTCAACGAGTGCCCCGAACTCCTCGACCTCGCCTACGCGCACGGCCTCACCAACGAGATCCTCGCCAGCCTCGACAAGCCGGTACCGCCGCCTACACCACCGCGCCCGGAACCGAGCGCCGTCGACCTGTCCGCGTACATGCGGCTGTGGACCGCGCAGCCGACGAGCAGCGTCCCGCCCGCACTCCGCGGACCCAACTGGAAGGCTCAGCCGTGA
- a CDS encoding helix-turn-helix domain-containing protein, producing the protein MTGRPITGAARIHLRTKAARLYTEGCTIQSVARQIGYSYGTTRTLLIEAGVRIRARGGVL; encoded by the coding sequence ATGACCGGCCGTCCCATCACCGGCGCCGCCCGAATACACCTGCGGACCAAGGCCGCCCGCCTCTACACGGAGGGCTGCACCATCCAGTCGGTCGCCCGGCAGATCGGCTACTCCTACGGCACCACCCGCACCCTGCTGATCGAGGCCGGCGTCCGGATCCGCGCCCGCGGTGGTGTGCTGTGA
- a CDS encoding WhiB family transcriptional regulator: MTHYIGSVPDPERARHWRDEAACRDANPDDFFSENTHIVNEARKVCISCPVRQQCAAYALEHGEWWGTWGGMTQTQLRTHRGRRRAGRHAA, translated from the coding sequence ATGACCCACTACATCGGCTCCGTCCCCGACCCCGAGCGCGCCCGGCACTGGCGAGACGAAGCAGCCTGCCGCGACGCCAACCCGGACGACTTCTTCTCGGAGAACACTCACATCGTCAACGAAGCCCGGAAGGTCTGCATCAGCTGCCCCGTCCGGCAGCAGTGCGCCGCCTACGCCCTGGAGCACGGCGAGTGGTGGGGGACGTGGGGCGGGATGACGCAAACCCAGCTCCGCACCCACCGCGGCCGACGCCGGGCCGGCCGGCACGCGGCCTGA